The sequence below is a genomic window from Coffea arabica cultivar ET-39 chromosome 4c, Coffea Arabica ET-39 HiFi, whole genome shotgun sequence.
TGGGCTCGAGCATCACACCTTCAAGACGGTGATGCCGATCTTTTGGGTTGAGCGTCAAGCCCCCCGTCTTTAACAggcgtgccgacctcttggccgtcagagtgccctcggggaccaCCTCGGGGCCCCTTTGTTAGCCCCTCTTCTCTGTTTTGCAGGTCTTGGATCAGTTCTCCCATCGACACCCCGAGCTGATCAGTCAGCTCTCCTCGGGGAAGCTCTGCgcttcttcagttggcgccgtctgtgggaaacgCAAGGTAATTATTGTTGTATTGATGGCAAGAACACGATCCAAGCGAACCATTGAGAGCACCGGCCCGAGAGCCGGCGAGGGATCCTAGCAAGCGGAGACCGAGGCGGCCGGGGGCGCGGGGGGCTCGGAGAGCGGAGGGGACGGAAAAACCCCCCATGAGGTCCGCAAACGGCTTGaaattgtgaaatttgagaGTGCGATACTcgaccccaagaggtcggcacgccTGTTAAAGACGGGGGGCTTGACGCTCAACCCAAAAGATCGGCATGACCGTCTTGAAGGTGTGATGCTCGagcccaagaggtcggcacgccGTGACTTACTTTGAGGCAGCTTGTCAAAACCAGGGAGCACGCTGGCtcggcccaggaggtcggcacgatTGCCCTGAGAATGTaatgctcgacccaggaggtcggcatgaCTGCCTGGAAAATGTGATGCTcgaccccaagaggtcggcacgtCTGCTAAAATCATGGAGTTCaacgctcgacccaggaggtcggcataaCTGCCCTGAGAATGTaatgctcgacccaggaggtcggcatgaCTGCCTGGAAAATGTGATGCTCGACCCCAAGAAGTCGGCACGTCTGCTAAAATCATGGAGTTCaacgctcgacccaggaggtcggcataaCTGCCCTGAGAATGTgatgctcgacccaggaggtcggcatgaCTGCCTGGAAAATGTGATGCTcgaccccaagaggtcggcacgtCTGCTAAAATCATGGAGTTCaacgctcgacccaggaggtcggcataaCTGCCCTGAGAATGTaatgctcgacccaggaggtcggcatgaCTGCCTGGAAAATGTGATGCTCGACCCCAAGAAGTCGGCACGTCTGCTAAAATCATGAAGTTCaacgctcgacccaggaggtcggcataaCTGCCCTGAGAATGTgatgctcgacccaggaggtcggcatgaCTGCCTGGAAAATGTGATGCTcgaccccaagaggtcggcacgtCTGCTAAAATCATGGAGTTCaacgctcgacccaggaggtcggcataaCTGCCCTGAGAATGTaatgctcgacccaggaggtcggcatgaCTGCCTGGAAAATGTGATGCTCGACCCCAAGAAGTCGGCACGTCTGCtaaaatcatgaatgtgatgctcgacccaggaggtcggcatgaCTGCCTGGAAAATGTGATGCTCGACCCCAAGAAGTCGGCACGTCTGCTAAAATCATGGAGTTCaacgctcgacccaggaggtcggcataaCTGCCCTGAGAATGTgatgctcgacccaggaggtcggcatgaCTGCCTGGAAAATGTGATGCTcgaccccaagaggtcggcacgtCTGCTAAAATCATGGAGTTCAACGCTCGACCCAGGACGTCGGCATAACTGCCCTGAGAATGTAATGCTcgacccaagaggtcggcatgACTGCCTGGAAAATGTGATGCTcgaccccaagaggtcggcacgtCTGCTAAAATCATGGAGTTCaacgctcgacccaggaggtcggcataaCTGCCTTGGAAATGTGATGCTCGACCCCAAGAGGTTGGCATATCCGCTAAAATCAGAGTTTGACGCTCGACCCGGGAGGTTGGCGTGACTGCCTTCAAAGTATGATGCTCGGCCACAAGAGGCCGGCACGGCTTGAAATTTTGAAGTCGGAAAGTGCGATGTTCggccccaagaggtcggcacgtTGTGCCTTAACTTGAATGAGTTTGTTtgacccaagaggtcggcaaGCCTCAAATCTTTAAAAGTCGGGGGCTTAAACCATGTTAGTGTTAATTTGATGCTCGGTCCCATGAGGTCGGCACGCATTGATCAAGTTTGTCGAAACTTGGGAGTTTGACGCTCGACCTAGGAGATCGGCGCGGTTTTCTCAGTGACAGCACTGTACCAGAGGTGACCGGGGCAGAGCAGTGCGCGACGCTGGTCTCCCACGTGACAGAGTATAGATTAGGTTTGCCTGGAAGCCTTACCTAATCTAGGGGCTAGTGCAGAGGCCCTGTATTGGGCctagacacgtggcagcccaggtaTAGCCGAGTTGGGTTCCGGCCCCAGGCTCCTGGCTACCGCCCTGGGCCGCACCCCCGCTAGGGCTCCAGGGGGATCAGGAGACCGTCCCGCAGAGGTCGGAGGAGATCCCGCTCGGCGCGGGATTGAGATTATATCAGGAAGGTCCCggaacgtacggaggtcggactctgGCCCAGGTATAAATAGTGCTACACACCCATTGCCCAAGGTACGCTCGATATAGGCCAATTACCCCCGGCTGTTACCACTCCCCGTGAACCCTACTCACCGGAGAACTAACTTggccgtcggagtgccctcggggaccaCCTCGGGGCCCCTTTGTTAGCCCCTCTTCTCTGTTTTGCAGGTCTTGGATCAGCTCTCCCATCGACACCCCGAGCTGATCAGTCAGCTCTCCTCGGGGAAGCTCTGCGCTTCTTCAAGGAGCATCTCAGGAATATAGGGAGGAATGCTGTGGACATACTCCTGCCTCGGAAACCGGGGGATCTACGGTTGTTAGTGACTCTGTCTTTATGCAACTGCAATTTTATCAACTGGGTCCCAGATTATTTCCTCCAGGAGTTCATCACCGTAAGTTCTCAGCACTACTAGCCCGTGCTTCttctttattctttttaattaattaataattaatggTGCTTCATCGGTTGCCGTGATAGCAAGAGTTATAGTAAAATAAAATGTCGAATTTGGAAGTTTTACACTTACTAGTAGTgtcattaattaattaattagtagcCGAAACAATTGGAATAAAAAGTTCCACGTTTCTGGCGTGTGTTCTTCCGGATAACGCTGCTAGCTAATAGTCTAATAAATAGCCTGATACATGCGAAAATCCAGTTTCCGTCCAATGTGCGGTTACGTAGCAGTCATAAACTGTAAACCCATGATGCTTCCTTCCACTGGGTCCACCACTCACTTTCTCGTGTATccatctgttttcttttcttaagaATCAAGATACCCATTTCTTTGAGATTTGTTAGTTAATATAATATGAGAGGATCGAGATGATCATCTTAATTTCCATCCTCTTAATTATAAGGTGATGTGCAACACCATCCGGAAAGAGAAAAGTGAGCTAGTGGAACACTTGTTAGCAAAGAAAGAGGATAGCAGTCTTCCAATTTTAGATCAGGTGAGTAATGTTgcattcattcgttcgttcatttatTCATGCTGCTGCTGGCAAATAACATTAGTAGTGGATTCTGATCATATCTCACACTcccactatatatatatatatatctctctcAGATTaggagtgtgtgtgtgtgtgtttttccAGAGAAATTAAGTAAGTACAGTGATATATCCGCTAGCTTATCAAGCATGCATTATTACATTTTAGGATGAGAGACAACGGAAAAGTCACTCACATATGGATATGTACGCATGATATGATCTCTTTCTTCGTGATTAAGGAAACATTGCTTATCTGGGGTGACAAGGACATGGTTTTCCCTCTTGCTTGCGGACGTGAATTGCATAGGTaaggtgtgacgaccccacttctcccaagggcgaacccaagggtatcggcgggccgcctgcctagctcgcgccaggactcaaaacttaaagttcgaaagagctctaaatacaatatatacaatcccaaaagagttataattccattctccaaaagtatcgagtcaaaccaccaaaacaaaaacaaacatcctaactgttcaactattacaagccaaactaactatactagtatacgagccaaaagtccccgcgtcggcccctgctaaggaaaacaaaaggaatggggtaagctatatgcttagtaagtaaacaggggcgaaagcgtaaattcatgtagcaacaattacacaataagagtaaagcaaaagcagaaaagaacaacatcatataataaggatacgggtggctccaaagccaattcatgtgccatgcatgatctcctgccgacactccgtcgatcgcaaataatagtccgtagaacttcacttgtacacccaccgacaccttatcaccctcactggccagtcacctcacaaacttgcccgggcgaacgaaatcacaaacttgagcttgagtcacaagctcgggtcacaaacttggtcaccttctcggtgaaccggattcacaaaattggttcataacatgaacctacaaacttggtgacctcagactaagttggactgacttcgaccaagccctaaccggctcgaatagtccaaccaggtcaagagttcgccccaaactcacaaacttcacaaaattattcaaaatcacaaactttgcaaacttcacaaactttattcgaaagtcgccccgagccacaagttcaagggttttggttccaaaaggttcatatacatatgccaaatacaattatacattcaaattagggtttaggtcgagtgcgataaagtacaccctcgcctaagtgcccttttcacatatctcaaacacatagcaaagaaaacacaccaaactggcctgaatacttactcaaaataccaaaagcagtacggaagcaaaatcgcttcgcgcgttcgctagtagtgggccccaccggctccgcctagctcaccgctgtctgaaatagaagattttatcacaaacggccactaacatgcccaaaacaagcaaaacggcaaaacaacacgcgcgcacgtaaatatgacagacggaaacggaaacggcagatttgacactcgtttctagtttactcataagttgagctacgaatatcggattaaggcgtatgagacgccatatcgaagcttaaaggatgaacaacaactgttatgaagacatccagaactgaaactggaggctttagtcccaaatgaaccaaacacaatcacttacgaaatctggccaatgcacaaatggtcagttttgagtgctaactgttttctatgctacacatggtcaaaagagctgaaaattggcagttagatagttcattccaaatggaacaactttcatgaaggtcggcaatccaaattcggaacggaaattggtcatcaggaccaaaacagatttctagtcattttcacgggcaggccttgtttgctcgactatatctcaggttttataaatccgattcatgaaatttcaagggcgttagaaagctctgatataaggatataagtttggtgttttggtcgcaagcccaaacagcttgtaacccagtcaaatgtgaagccaaagttccagtcataaactgtccaaaaacgtaacagaatttgacggtcaaaacaggtctgagtatttcgtttatagctcaggatatactaacccgtttaacctgaaaatttacagggatatccaggacttaaggggctacaatgttgaagaaggaaactttatccaattttgaatgtaacaaggtcaaaaatgcaagacactataccagaattgcaaaacaggatcacaaaccgtatttgaccttaatatgcggtaatggcaccaaattcactacgattatcagatgggtgtgtaagacccaccgtttcgaagctaagaaacaggagtacaacaatgtagaaggccactcagtccaaatcctagcacaactaggtcaaatatgcaaaatacaaatccagaattaccaaaacaggtttgcaaatcacataaaactgtaatgactataacttagtctatacaagtccaaatgccgaaattccaaaggcataggttagctaagacatcctggtacatttcatcagaagacaccaacttcaaaatccaaaccaaaatcagtcaaaatggacaattactatcgcagtcttcgcattctgtccaaagcagaacagctacagtaattccgtcataactcactctacactaaaccaaatgacctgaaattttacaggcacctcaaacacatcaatacctacaaatttcatgttttgagcaaagtcaaattcggcctctaaccctatgatccaaaaccggacagaattggggattatcaaaccctaacttttctcaattcattccaaacccaaaattgattgcaaattcttatcaaacacacctactagagtcattatagtccattaccattcatcatacaaggccacaacatcccattcatattaaaccagaaaattcatcataaaatggaaaacttcaccaaatcacttcaaaccaagattaaaaccagaaatttcagcactcttatcactaataagcacaacataagcatcattaggtgtagtagggtgtttcaagcttcacttaccaagaaccaagagagaggaagatgttgggcaccttagaccttcaaacaaacttcaccacaacccttactagcactagaagataagattttatggagtgaaatctagtctaagcttttgtttatggaagattgaagcttatggaagcttgagagatggaaaatttcctcccttctttgagcttagagagccggccaccaaggagagaaaaatggtgaattttgaatgatttttgagatatttaacctttggtcaaaaaagtcaaaattgtgaatagtaattcttaaagtccaaccaatcatattgtgacacttgtcacactcattaatgcattcttatcttccttttctctctcacatcactcacttcacacactctacttatctcttaacacccgataaattttacacagtatccggaatttaacctaattggccgaatttttccgaacttttcgcactagtgggtcccacgtccgatatacgttcttaatttctcaaaatctaaccaatactagaaaaatcatctaaaaactatatttactcataaaaattatctggggaattttctaataaagaaaatgtaggaaaacgggttttcaatcttaaccggaacttagggtttaaatcttaatccctacttagagttttcgaaatactcccaaaaccaaacgttaccgcccaattaatgaatatatcaacgtagaacgaactggggcctcacataaGGTACCCTTATATTTGCTCCTTAATTTTCCTGACCTACAACCTTGGCGGTACGATTCATCCGAGGACCatgactatatatatatatatatatcgacaattttggatttgattttGCAGACATTTGGGGTCAAAGGCAAAGATGGAAATACTTGAGAACGCCGGGCATGCAGCAAACCTGGAATCCTCGTACTCGGTGAATGAATCCATCAAAGCATTTCTACTGAATTCCTCCGCAAAACGAGGAGGTTGTACGCTAGTAGAAAGACAGAGAGATCCTCCTCGACGAATGGCTTCCATTTACTAAATGCACATTTCACGGGCGCATAGTATTAAATTTGACAGAAGGAGAATTGACTGAGATCACAGAACAAGTGCCTTATTTATTGGAGTAGTAGTACTCTGTAAAATAAAAGTCAGTAGTGATTGTTGTCGCTGCGAATTGAAGTACCCTTTCCCTTTGGCTGGCCAATTACTCAGGTGGACGGACATAGAGCCTGCAATTTATTTCAAGGATTTGAACTGTAACGCTAGTACTATTCATTCAGCTCATTACTATTTGCGTTTCTTACTACCTTGACTATATTCATATATGTTAAATGCCGCATAGCGGGGAAGTTATAGATTTCTATTATAACTGGTATTATCAATATGATCAGCAGCTGCTTATACACGGTTGGGAGTCAATGATCTTCTGATCAGATTGAGAGACATGCATGCAAAATTTCCACAAAACTGACTATTGTAATTGTTATGTGGCAATTAGATTTCTCTTTGTGGTCTAACAGTAGCGCAGATGCACTTTGTTGGTAAATGCTTAGTAAAGAAAAAGTTTATTTGACATTTTGAACaacataaagaaaaaaaaaaaaaaagggacaatCCCTTAtcccaaaaagaaagaaaagaaagaaagtggtGCTTCCTGCGGTCGTTCGAGTTGAGTGCTTTTGCAAAATTTGCAATGGTTCACAAACAAAAGCAACCTCAGCCTTGATCTTCTTCCGACTGGCCGCATCCCTCCGTTCCCTAGAGTGCACAACTTAAGGTCTAGGGTTCAGCCCAACTGCTTTTGCTTTATTCTGATAGTAGCTAGAAATAGTCTATCCAATGTCCATCCATCACCACTACCGCGCGACGCATGAAAGACATGCTAGCTTAGTTATAAAATTTGGTCCGGTCCTCGACTCAAAGATGTGACCGATTCAGTGGGGGGTTTTTGGTTCAACCACTAATTGAGCAGTTCAATCACGGGTTGGGCAATAGCCATATTATATGATATAACGATATATTTTAAACTATaaagttaataaaatttttaagtcAGCAGTTCAATAGATAGATAGTTTTTTCCAATATGCTGATTGAATCGTCGGATTGTTGACTGGTTAATGAGTTTGTTACTTGTCCGATCTAATTGGTGACATAGTTCGGTCCTATAGCCGATTCATTCACTGGTTTGACTAGCTCAACCGCTAGGTCGAGCCGAATTTTATAACTATGCATACTAAACCTACTCACAAAATGCAGCTTTCATCCTCTTACTTTTGGTTCAATCTTATCCCCTGAATTATCACTCTCTCTAATTGCATTAGTATTACGCTGCAAGCCGCAATAATTAAACTAGTGTGAAGAGCATACCCAATGTATGTACAATTAgagaataattaaaataaacaaaatttgtATAAATTGTGTTTgttacatacaaaaaatttatataaaattttcatgaaaaaactcttgtttatatgattatggtaATTTGATAGTTATAATATTTTTCGGTACTTATGAGTACTTATGTTGGCAAAATGTAATTAAATGATTaggataaaaattaattttaataaaaataaaattgaaagttcaaaagatggCAAAAGGTATTTAAACTATAACGACACATATTGTATATTGTAACAAGCCCAATTCCAAAGAAATCGCTTGGCCCAAACCCTCAATGAGTGCTTTACCGAGCCCTCTGTTATTTCGCGGAAATCCAACGATCGCAGGCTACAGCCCCTCTTAAATAAActgcaaaaagaaaacaagttgGTTCGAATTTtgcatgacttttttttttttttggcatgatTATTAGATAATAGTCAAACTAAAACAGCCAATATGTATAACTGAGTTCAAGTAACTTCATCTTCACGTATCTCAaacttttatttaattattattGATTCAAACTGCTAAAATTTAACTTATTTATCGTGAATCTCATTCTAATTAGTTATTAGGACATTAGCTAGTTGCTCAAGCCCTTGTCGCTGCAAGTCTTTAAAGGTTGTTTTCAAGCCCAAAAATCTGTTAATATTTGGTgtaaagtttaaatttttttttttttttaaatctaataGGGGAGTCCAAAACCTTCTAGAATCTCATGTTGATAAACTGaaacatcccaaaaaaaaaaaaaaaaaaaaaaaaacttccctAGTTTGCCCGGAATACCCTCATTTAATTCCTATTATTAATTAACCTTAATAAATCATTAACGACCTCCTCCCTTCGTTCTTTGATTCTTCCGTCATTTGCTCAATtggatgggaaaaagaaaatacttAAATCCTCACGGAACGTAagcttgatttaaaagaaaaagggggcccaaaaaaaaaaaaaagggatcagAAGGTGATGAACCACTTCTGAATTTTACGGCCATGTCCGTACACGACCAGGCGGCAGCTGCGGTGCTGTCGCAGCTCGCGTTGGCGGCTGACGGTGCGGTGCTAGGATTAGGCCTAGCATACGTTGCGGTGCGGAGTATTCTCAAATTCACCTCGAATTCCTCTGCCCTACGCAAAATTGAGCAGGCACCTTCAATTCGCGTCTCCGATCTCCGCTCCGTCCTCACTTTACCATCAGATAACGATGATAGTGCTAACGAACAATCCGAGAGCGGAAAGCTCGTGATCGTCCGCGGCTGCGTCGAGGCAAAATCGGCTCTTGATACCAACTGGAAGAGCCTTAGGCCCGCACCCTCCGGTGTCCTCGTCTCTCAGGAGTCTGGCGATAAAGGCGTTATTTTGCAGCGAACTCAAACGGTAAAATTTGTTCAATCATCAGATTTCATGCCACTGTTCCTTTCTGAGTTTGTGTGTGTTACTGTTGAATGCTGAGTTTAGCATCTGATAAGCCCTATTTATGAACTGGACGAGATTAGGTTTATAATGTATAATCTTCATGAGGAGACTTGGTTAACTTTAAATTTGAGTTACGTATCTGAGAAGAAGATATTGGAAGTACATAATTTAGTGATAGATATAGTGGATTAAAGAGAACTTAtctctgtgtgtgtgtttatatatatatatatatatatataaatttttttttttttttgtggtaaaGAGTTTAATTTATGATTAACCAGAGCTTTTCTTCAAGTTgctaatttgtttttttttttttttttttgggagtatTGGTTATAACTTGAGTTTTATTTGCACTGCAGTGTATATACAATGAGTGGAGGGGATTTTTTGGATGGACTTCTGACTTACGCTCTTTATTTGTTAGATCATGGAAAGAGCAAGAGTCATCGACAGTTAGAATGGTATCATCATTAGTAATTTTATTTctccttttgatttttttttttaaagtcagTCATGTGCTTTGGTCATGTTACATGCTGCGTTTGTTTATGTTATCAGATTTTGTACAGAGTACTTATTCGTTGTCAATGTATAGTTTCCAATATGATAATGCTAGTAATAATTGATCTAGAAACTTCTTTTTTGCTCTCATTCAAAGCCCTAAGCTATGCGTATTGCATCTCACAAACAATACATAATACGTAAATGCATTTGATGATTCAATATCGGTATTGGTTAGACTCTTTTTGTTTTAAAGCTCTATCATCAAAATCCGTTTCTGAATATTTAGTTTTAGATTGATTGTGAGCAAAACTGGTTCAAGGAACTATCAGCATTTGGAGCTACCTTGTACATTCTCGATGGCAATTATTTTCCTCTCACTTGTATTTACCAATACAAGAACTTCCATGTACAGGGCTAATAATGGTAGATGTTTGGAGATAATAATGGACTTAGGTTCAAATTTCCCAAGACTAATGGGATTGACCTGACCTTGAAGTATGACGTTTAACCAAGGAGATAAGTTGGATAGAATCCAAGCTACCTGTTCAAATTCAGAAGTTCTGAAAtggcaaaaaaatttttgaaaaaggtTGTTTATTTATCCTTATATTTGAAGAGTTTCCTGATTCAGTACACCAAGGAGATAGAGATATATAGTGTCCTTGTAATTGATCCAAAACTAACCACCACTTTATGTGTAATTTAATTTGTTCCCTCTTAACTTCCAAAGGAACCTAGCCATAGTGTCCTTGCACTAAGTAGTTGTATAATCTCATTTTCCTGCCACTTTACTTTTGGAGATCCAAGTACCCTGGAGTTGAATTATGTAAGAAAGCTCCAGATACGTGCTTATGGGGTTAAAAGTTGCTATATGGTTGATATTCTGCTCACTGCAAGTTTATTTGCTGGCATTTGTGACCTTAATAACGATTTCGTGCTTATTTACTTGTGAAGTTCAGCATATTCATTATGTTGGTTTACATTACATCTTCTGATCAGGTGCCTTTTATTCTTGTTGAAACTGGAAGGTGGCCTCAATCTGATTATGTCATCGTGAACATGGAAGGATCAAGACATCCACTACCTCTTACAACAGTTTATCACCGCTTGCAGCCCATCCATGCTTCTCCTTATACTTTTCTCCAGGCACTTTTTGGCCACGAATATCCTGTAAGTACAATATAAAGAAGTGTGGAGGGATTCTGATTGGTTTTGATGAGAAAAATCCACCTTGTAATGctttaatttcaattttaaatgcaatttttttaaagagttatttttaatgtttttaatCTTTGAAGGTTGGTCTGCTTGATGAAGAGAAACTTCTCCCAACTGGAAAGGAAATAACTGCAGTTGGCATTTGCAGTTTGAAAGATGGAAGTCCTGTAATTAAATCATGCAAGGatcttccttttttcttgtaAGAAAACCAGTATAAATACCTTATTCAATTGCTAGTAGACAACCTGATTAGCTTTCCTTGTATttaaaattacttgatttgctTACCTTGTGAGTCCTTTTCTTCATGTTCTTCTTATTCCAGGTATTAGTTGTGTGTTTTAGTTTtacataaaaaggaaaaaaatattgagCAAACTGTGTGTTGTTTAGGTAGGATAGATGAGTCACCCTATTAATTGTTCCAGGTGGGCTGACAACCTTGTGTTGGACTTATTAGTTTTTGATCGACAGGTAGGGTGTACTGGCCAAACGTGTGGTGCAAATATTTGGCAAAGCATTGAGAAGCTTTTGAGATGCTCTGTCCTCTTCTATTCCCCTTTGAAAAACTTTGTCATTTATCTCTTAACCTGCTTTCACTGGGTGGACCTTTCTGACGTTTCATTTAGTAGCCAATTTTACTTTCTGACTGCTGTGCATAAACAGGAACAGAAAGTAATGCTAATACATAGCTGCTGGTTCTCTTTAAGGTTGGTTTATTTCAAATCATTGAAGGGATGATAGTGAATTAGCCATTGGTGATCTGGCAGTAGTCACAATAACAATTTGGTGTTATATTTTTGGAAAGGTAACATTATCTTCAAGATAGAAGATCATTCTATCAGAGGGTTTAAGAAATGATAATGTTTACTCTTTGGATGCAAAATGGGCCGTAGGGCCTACTTGTGGGTTTCTGGAATGTGCTTTGTTGATGAAAActgcaaatttttttctttgctaATTTATGTTACGTCGATTGATCGCGCTTTGAAAGTTATTCTTCAGTCTGAATCTGCATCTCTTTTGCAGGTCTGACTTGACTAAGGATCAGATACTGGTGGATCTTGACTTCAAGACCAAAGTTCTATTCTGGAGTGGGGTTGTGCTTGGTTCACTGGCAGTTGGTATCCTTGGTTATGCTGTAGTAAGGTACTAGACCTTTTGAGACT
It includes:
- the LOC113742878 gene encoding E3 ubiquitin-protein ligase SPL2, which gives rise to MSVHDQAAAAVLSQLALAADGAVLGLGLAYVAVRSILKFTSNSSALRKIEQAPSIRVSDLRSVLTLPSDNDDSANEQSESGKLVIVRGCVEAKSALDTNWKSLRPAPSGVLVSQESGDKGVILQRTQTCIYNEWRGFFGWTSDLRSLFVRSWKEQESSTVRMVPFILVETGRWPQSDYVIVNMEGSRHPLPLTTVYHRLQPIHASPYTFLQALFGHEYPVGLLDEEKLLPTGKEITAVGICSLKDGSPVIKSCKDLPFFLSDLTKDQILVDLDFKTKVLFWSGVVLGSLAVGILGYAVVRNWNRWKEWRQQRRDQQQSSARSNQANDQGASDEEHGDVPDGELCVICLMRRRRSAFVPCGHLVCCQSCALSVERDLSPKCPVCRQTIRNSVRIYDS